A single genomic interval of Salinarchaeum sp. IM2453 harbors:
- a CDS encoding amidohydrolase family protein — translation MTDILVHSGTVITQNETRDIIHDGAVSINNGTITGVGSTSTLVKETDPERTINADGQIVLPGLINAHVHVSDILLRNSVNTDRSLLDWLFNIKQPGVLAMTPDEHGLAAELYCAEAISGGITTFVENDTALDWDHLQCTKEKLDVYADMGIRTIYGAGIRDAAVDRATFDEIRQRPPDSIHPGPDALQVDTNSVLEKTEQLIQDHHDPTHLQSIWPAPVTLATVTPDALRGAYELAEQYDVMTTAHVAEATAPPHPDSTLSSIEYLRNVGYLGPRALLGHCVQTDQKDIRILAETQTAVAHNYQANMRLATGFAPTATMFRQDVTVSVGTDNSILNDTIDLLKDIGALVAGHRGYHRDPGALSAQEALDMITCDAAAAIDRSHDLGSIVEGKRADIILIDIDQLGLTPSPDPIHTLVHAATGRDVTTVICDGHLIMDDGNLQTLRTDRDALLKIASETAADINERAGISSTEK, via the coding sequence ATGACTGACATCCTCGTTCACAGTGGGACGGTAATTACCCAAAATGAAACTCGTGATATAATTCACGACGGAGCTGTCTCGATCAATAACGGGACCATTACGGGAGTTGGTTCAACCTCAACGTTAGTGAAAGAGACCGATCCAGAACGAACAATCAATGCCGACGGTCAGATCGTTTTACCTGGCCTGATCAATGCTCATGTTCACGTTTCAGATATCTTACTCAGAAACAGTGTGAACACTGACCGAAGTCTCTTAGATTGGTTATTTAATATCAAACAACCGGGCGTACTAGCGATGACGCCCGATGAACACGGGCTGGCGGCAGAATTGTATTGTGCTGAAGCAATCAGCGGAGGAATCACAACGTTTGTTGAAAACGATACCGCTCTGGATTGGGACCATCTTCAATGTACTAAAGAAAAACTCGATGTGTACGCTGACATGGGCATCCGGACAATATATGGTGCAGGAATCCGCGATGCTGCTGTTGACCGGGCAACATTTGATGAAATTCGTCAGCGGCCACCAGATTCTATCCATCCCGGTCCAGACGCACTACAGGTTGACACCAATTCCGTTCTTGAGAAAACTGAGCAACTCATCCAGGATCATCACGATCCCACACACCTACAATCAATCTGGCCAGCACCGGTTACCTTGGCGACAGTCACTCCAGATGCACTACGTGGTGCGTATGAGCTAGCCGAACAATACGATGTTATGACTACAGCCCATGTTGCGGAAGCAACCGCTCCACCACATCCAGATTCGACCTTATCAAGCATTGAGTATCTTCGGAATGTCGGATATCTTGGTCCTAGAGCGCTCTTAGGCCATTGTGTTCAAACCGATCAAAAGGATATCCGAATTCTTGCAGAAACCCAGACAGCAGTTGCGCACAACTACCAGGCAAACATGCGACTTGCGACAGGCTTTGCACCTACGGCTACAATGTTTCGCCAAGACGTTACGGTTAGCGTCGGCACGGATAATTCAATTCTCAACGATACAATTGATTTGCTCAAAGATATTGGTGCACTTGTTGCAGGACATCGAGGATACCACAGAGATCCCGGTGCACTATCTGCACAGGAAGCCTTAGATATGATCACATGCGATGCTGCCGCCGCCATTGACAGAAGCCATGACCTCGGATCCATTGTCGAGGGGAAACGAGCAGATATCATCCTTATAGATATAGATCAACTTGGCCTGACTCCGTCACCAGATCCAATCCACACCCTTGTCCATGCTGCGACGGGCCGAGATGTTACCACGGTGATCTGTGATGGACATCTTATTATGGACGATGGCAATTTACAGACACTCCGCACTGATCGTGATGCGCTACTTAAGATAGCATCAGAAACGGCAGCCGACATCAACGAGCGAGCAGGCATCTCTTCTACGGAAAAATAG
- a CDS encoding heavy metal translocating P-type ATPase, producing the protein MVDRSSKKQDVQSADTAKQQKRTDEDCPCCRVCECYRDEKKDDEETSTGEGSKHEHEHGTMVDHSGHEEMFRRRFFVCLILSIPVLYYSPMLQSWFGYTAIAFPGSEFIGAILGVIVFAYGGVPFLRMGAVEARNREPGMMLLISLAITVAFVYSGAAVVFDIGEPFFWELVTLIVIFLLGHWIEMRSVRRASGALDELAELMPDTAERIIEGGETETVPVSDLTNDDLVLVRPGTNIPADGIVEEGDSSVNESMITGESRPVDKEPGDEVIGGTTNGDGSLRIRVTATGDETTLSSIMRLVDEAQQSKSRTQVLADRAAGWLFYAAIGVAVITAIAWTIAVGFGLSVVERVVTVLVIACPHALGLAVPLVVAINTTLAANNGMLIRDRIAMEEARHLDTIVFDKTGTLTKGEQGVVEIKPTADRDKDEIISLMAAVEGDSEHMIAEAIQNAAEERDLIVPDAHDFEALKGRGVRANVELGSKSDVNGGQSQTTVHVGGPNLLRHLEIDLTEELITFSESAGERGQSVVYLIQDEKPIGAVALADVIREESYEAISALQEMGIEVAMLTGDSKDVAQAVAEELGIDQYFAEVLPDDKDKKIIELQEQGKLVAMVGDGVNDAPALTRSDVGIAIGSGTDVAVESADVVLVENNPQDVAKLLRLSKRSYRKMQENLAWAAGYNIFALPLAAGVLAPVGFLLSPAIGAILMSASTVIVAINAQLLRRAEIAT; encoded by the coding sequence ATGGTTGATAGGTCATCCAAAAAGCAAGATGTGCAATCAGCGGACACAGCGAAGCAACAAAAACGCACCGACGAAGATTGTCCCTGTTGCCGTGTCTGTGAGTGCTATCGTGACGAGAAGAAAGATGATGAAGAGACATCCACTGGTGAAGGATCTAAGCACGAGCATGAACATGGGACAATGGTTGATCACTCCGGACATGAGGAGATGTTTCGACGTCGATTCTTTGTCTGTCTCATCCTCTCAATTCCAGTACTGTACTATAGCCCAATGCTACAGAGCTGGTTTGGATACACTGCAATTGCGTTTCCTGGTAGTGAGTTTATTGGTGCAATTCTTGGCGTGATCGTATTTGCGTATGGAGGGGTTCCATTCCTTCGGATGGGGGCGGTTGAAGCGCGGAACCGTGAGCCTGGGATGATGCTGTTGATATCACTGGCAATTACTGTTGCATTTGTTTACAGTGGGGCTGCGGTCGTATTCGACATTGGTGAGCCGTTTTTCTGGGAACTGGTGACACTGATTGTAATCTTTCTTTTAGGACACTGGATCGAAATGCGCAGTGTTCGACGAGCATCGGGTGCACTGGACGAATTAGCTGAGTTAATGCCTGATACTGCTGAACGCATTATCGAAGGTGGTGAGACAGAAACAGTACCAGTGTCAGATTTGACCAATGATGATCTTGTACTTGTGCGACCAGGGACAAATATCCCTGCAGATGGGATTGTCGAGGAAGGAGACTCCAGTGTCAACGAATCGATGATCACGGGCGAGTCTCGTCCAGTGGATAAAGAACCGGGCGATGAGGTTATTGGAGGTACCACAAATGGGGACGGGAGTCTACGGATTCGCGTGACTGCAACTGGTGATGAAACAACGCTTTCTAGTATTATGCGGTTGGTGGATGAAGCACAGCAGAGCAAATCCCGTACGCAGGTACTCGCTGATAGAGCTGCTGGGTGGTTATTTTACGCGGCCATTGGAGTTGCTGTGATTACTGCCATCGCTTGGACAATTGCAGTTGGATTTGGGTTGTCCGTCGTTGAACGGGTTGTTACGGTTCTTGTCATCGCGTGTCCACATGCACTTGGCCTTGCAGTTCCGCTGGTTGTTGCGATCAACACAACGTTGGCTGCCAACAATGGCATGCTTATTCGGGATCGGATTGCCATGGAAGAAGCTCGGCACCTTGATACAATTGTGTTTGATAAAACGGGGACACTCACAAAAGGCGAACAAGGCGTTGTCGAAATAAAACCAACAGCAGATCGGGATAAAGATGAGATCATTTCACTAATGGCAGCCGTGGAAGGCGATTCGGAGCATATGATCGCAGAAGCGATTCAAAATGCTGCCGAAGAAAGAGACTTGATTGTCCCCGATGCTCATGATTTTGAAGCGCTAAAAGGACGTGGTGTTCGTGCAAACGTGGAGTTAGGATCTAAATCTGATGTCAACGGTGGACAGAGCCAAACTACAGTGCATGTCGGAGGGCCGAACTTACTCCGACATCTCGAAATTGATCTGACTGAAGAGCTGATAACGTTCAGCGAAAGTGCCGGAGAGCGGGGACAAAGCGTTGTCTACCTGATTCAAGATGAAAAGCCGATAGGAGCAGTGGCATTAGCAGATGTTATTCGTGAGGAAAGTTATGAAGCGATCAGCGCACTGCAAGAGATGGGAATCGAAGTTGCGATGCTGACCGGGGACAGCAAAGATGTTGCACAGGCCGTAGCGGAAGAGCTTGGAATAGATCAGTACTTCGCAGAGGTACTACCTGATGACAAAGACAAAAAGATCATCGAGTTACAAGAGCAAGGGAAGCTCGTTGCAATGGTTGGTGATGGTGTTAATGACGCACCAGCACTGACACGGTCTGATGTTGGAATTGCTATTGGTTCTGGGACGGATGTTGCGGTTGAATCTGCTGATGTAGTACTTGTTGAAAACAATCCCCAAGATGTGGCGAAGCTCCTTCGATTGAGCAAGCGGAGTTATCGAAAAATGCAGGAGAACCTCGCATGGGCGGCTGGATATAATATATTTGCACTCCCACTTGCAGCGGGGGTTCTCGCTCCGGTCGGGTTTTTACTTTCACCAGCAATCGGAGCAATTCTGATGTCTGCGAGCACTGTTATCGTCGCGATCAACGCACAGTTGTTGCGACGGGCTGAAATCGCGACTTAG
- the rdgB gene encoding RdgB/HAM1 family non-canonical purine NTP pyrophosphatase — protein MITFVTGNEGKVEEAEAYLDEPVKQVAFDYTEIQADTIESVAVHGAREAAQEIGTPLMVDDSGLYINAFDGFPGPYSAYVENKLGIERVHQLTKDESSAKASFRSVIAYATDNSAGSVKRYDGTVHDDDDPTVVTFTGRVDGRIVPPRGDGGFGYDPIFEHGEKTFAELTAEEKNAISHRGRALGKLADWLEETQ, from the coding sequence ATGATCACATTCGTAACTGGAAACGAAGGAAAAGTTGAGGAGGCGGAAGCATACCTTGATGAGCCAGTCAAGCAGGTCGCGTTTGATTACACGGAGATACAGGCAGATACAATTGAGAGTGTCGCAGTGCACGGGGCTCGTGAAGCTGCGCAGGAAATCGGAACACCATTGATGGTCGATGACTCCGGCTTGTATATCAACGCATTCGATGGGTTCCCAGGTCCGTATTCAGCATACGTTGAGAATAAACTCGGTATCGAACGAGTACATCAATTGACCAAAGACGAATCGTCAGCTAAAGCTTCGTTTAGAAGCGTTATCGCGTACGCAACAGATAATTCGGCAGGGTCGGTCAAACGGTACGACGGTACAGTACATGATGATGACGATCCAACAGTAGTTACATTCACTGGTAGAGTTGATGGAAGAATTGTTCCACCACGAGGTGATGGTGGCTTTGGCTACGACCCAATTTTTGAACATGGCGAGAAAACATTCGCCGAGTTGACAGCAGAAGAGAAAAACGCTATTTCACACCGTGGCCGTGCATTAGGAAAACTCGCTGACTGGCTTGAAGAGACTCAATAG
- a CDS encoding DUF5808 domain-containing protein, protein MEDQPQSGELFGIPYNFERPSLRRMLSSYWQPDEGMLVEKPFGIGYTLNLANWRSWIVLAVAAALIWHDQTKRDGQADSEEPVEVVVGEDDEQAA, encoded by the coding sequence ATGGAGGACCAGCCACAATCAGGTGAGCTTTTTGGCATTCCGTACAACTTCGAACGACCGAGCCTTCGCCGTATGCTTTCCTCATACTGGCAGCCAGATGAGGGCATGCTGGTAGAGAAGCCATTCGGAATTGGATACACACTAAATCTTGCTAATTGGCGGTCCTGGATTGTGCTAGCAGTCGCAGCAGCACTAATCTGGCACGACCAGACCAAACGGGATGGACAGGCAGACTCCGAGGAGCCAGTTGAAGTTGTAGTTGGCGAAGACGACGAACAGGCGGCATGA
- a CDS encoding methyl-accepting chemotaxis protein has product MIDLSIFGSIPGDTDANVQGTNQTKTSVSETASPEDDQSISGGVWQAALEEMISPVIIIDENAEIILFNDAMEDLIGISEKEAKQMELWEMVRTDETHDSKTTALEKVLETEEPIRGLETKLLTHRDELLQVIVSNAPIYDRNDKLRGAVAAFQDVTELREKEQQLEQTQQAVANRIGELATQQETTAQAVTKTMDDLRETAAEQEARAKELEDELQEFSANMEQVAASAEEVATLAQQAESTITAGVESGKTAQETMEETVALTENLSAQTKDLKTEMQAISEVVEVIEDIADQTNLLSLNANIEAARAGADGSGFEVVANEIKELADETKEYTGKIDENISALQTQIDETVNAAEQTTAEVEVTEDEVTQALDALKEIAETIDEAATGITEIAEANDEQTMAVEEIGAMADEFVEHSASVRSAAEETSDAMEEMFDLVQKLEQEVNELASNKSNE; this is encoded by the coding sequence ATGATCGATTTATCAATCTTCGGGAGTATTCCGGGGGACACCGACGCTAATGTTCAAGGAACAAATCAAACGAAGACCTCAGTATCAGAGACAGCGTCACCAGAAGATGATCAGTCTATATCAGGAGGTGTCTGGCAGGCTGCCTTGGAAGAGATGATCAGTCCAGTTATCATAATCGATGAAAACGCAGAGATAATTTTGTTCAATGATGCAATGGAGGATCTTATTGGAATATCAGAAAAAGAGGCAAAGCAGATGGAATTATGGGAGATGGTACGAACAGATGAGACACATGATTCGAAAACAACAGCACTTGAGAAGGTCTTGGAAACAGAGGAGCCTATCCGAGGCTTAGAAACAAAATTGCTAACACATAGAGACGAGCTTTTGCAGGTCATTGTCTCAAATGCACCCATATATGATAGAAATGACAAGTTGCGCGGGGCTGTTGCCGCGTTTCAAGATGTGACAGAACTCCGGGAAAAAGAGCAGCAACTTGAGCAAACACAACAAGCAGTCGCAAACCGAATTGGCGAGTTAGCAACGCAGCAAGAAACAACAGCACAGGCAGTAACCAAGACAATGGACGATCTTCGGGAAACCGCTGCTGAACAGGAAGCACGAGCCAAGGAACTTGAAGATGAACTGCAAGAGTTCAGTGCAAACATGGAACAGGTAGCAGCCAGTGCAGAGGAAGTAGCAACATTAGCCCAACAGGCAGAATCAACAATTACAGCAGGAGTTGAGTCAGGAAAAACGGCCCAGGAGACAATGGAAGAGACAGTCGCTTTGACAGAAAACCTCAGTGCCCAGACAAAGGACCTAAAAACGGAAATGCAGGCAATAAGTGAGGTCGTCGAGGTAATTGAAGATATTGCAGATCAAACCAATCTTCTATCATTGAACGCAAACATCGAAGCAGCAAGAGCTGGGGCAGATGGAAGCGGATTCGAAGTTGTTGCCAACGAAATCAAAGAACTAGCCGATGAGACTAAAGAATACACAGGAAAAATCGATGAGAATATCTCAGCATTGCAGACGCAGATTGATGAAACGGTCAACGCTGCTGAACAGACAACGGCAGAAGTGGAAGTAACTGAAGACGAAGTAACACAAGCACTCGATGCACTCAAAGAGATTGCAGAGACAATTGACGAAGCAGCAACTGGGATTACAGAAATTGCGGAGGCAAACGATGAACAGACAATGGCGGTTGAGGAGATTGGAGCAATGGCAGACGAGTTTGTTGAACACTCAGCGAGTGTTCGATCAGCAGCAGAAGAAACGAGCGACGCAATGGAGGAAATGTTTGACCTTGTGCAAAAACTGGAACAAGAGGTCAACGAATTAGCAAGTAACAAATCCAACGAGTAG
- a CDS encoding thioredoxin family protein, whose protein sequence is MVEIIKFGAEWCDPCKQQDQILDELSTKRDDVNVRDIDVEEPGNTDLKRRYQIQALPTVVVLDDETPVEQFNGLVQLDDLETTIENVES, encoded by the coding sequence ATGGTCGAAATCATTAAATTCGGTGCTGAATGGTGTGATCCCTGCAAACAACAAGATCAGATCCTTGACGAATTGTCCACTAAGCGAGATGATGTCAACGTCCGAGATATTGATGTTGAGGAACCAGGCAATACTGATCTAAAGCGCCGATACCAAATTCAAGCGTTGCCAACTGTCGTTGTTCTTGACGATGAGACTCCCGTAGAGCAATTTAATGGACTCGTTCAATTAGATGATCTCGAAACAACAATTGAGAACGTTGAATCATAG
- a CDS encoding adenosylcobinamide amidohydrolase translates to MFEWTRRGSVFQVSNSNARWLSTGWNGGFSDAGAAYNISVPEGWDRTDLDSYISEQQHAHSFSTAGPALLTGVNLSHLRGARSDPITVFVTAGMSNPAALSMTTSEGTSVSSQPSHQGTVNIIVCSDQPLTDAGMTTLLSVIAEAKATTLLHLTGFPGTTTDAIIVGTDQRGSKEPFAGSSTSVGQATRICVRDAIKASLDSRSAEAPDSVAEAEYGVITTGNADVFQL, encoded by the coding sequence ATGTTTGAGTGGACTCGCCGTGGCTCAGTTTTTCAGGTTTCCAACTCCAATGCGAGATGGCTTTCAACGGGATGGAATGGAGGATTCTCTGATGCGGGCGCAGCGTACAATATCTCCGTTCCAGAAGGGTGGGATCGAACTGATCTTGATTCGTATATCTCCGAGCAACAGCATGCGCATAGCTTTTCAACCGCTGGCCCAGCACTGCTTACTGGAGTTAACCTTTCACATCTCCGGGGTGCACGCTCTGATCCAATTACGGTATTTGTTACCGCTGGCATGTCGAATCCAGCTGCGTTATCAATGACTACATCAGAAGGTACATCCGTTTCATCGCAGCCATCTCATCAAGGAACAGTAAACATTATTGTCTGTTCGGACCAGCCGCTAACGGATGCCGGAATGACAACATTATTGTCTGTCATTGCTGAAGCAAAAGCTACTACATTGCTACACTTAACCGGGTTTCCCGGTACAACAACTGACGCTATTATTGTTGGTACTGATCAACGTGGTAGCAAAGAACCATTTGCTGGAAGTAGCACGAGTGTCGGACAAGCGACACGTATCTGCGTTCGTGATGCAATTAAAGCATCCCTTGACTCCCGTTCAGCAGAAGCCCCTGATTCTGTTGCTGAAGCTGAGTACGGCGTTATTACCACTGGTAACGCTGATGTGTTCCAACTGTAG
- a CDS encoding HAMP domain-containing sensor histidine kinase, with protein sequence MAEKISYHILYAGPDSSVVTQILSPPYRVSNVDTLSEAVTAIDHNIDNLVLSDKAYDQDTIDEILAEWPTLPIVLYTDHVTEQLIQEALHGGCQDVVFKNEQIGEDKDPLRKSIDRLYRQSISDVADTVLDASRSLTMATPEELGGKIEWSLQSIGTRIDADHCVVYDYVGTDLLPTHHWQRANQAPVETVSEENLPGFKTVVQRFKAVVVDGPVTNQSMGISLLRNETEAITADQQTQEYLDTYNLNSMLAVPIVVDWKLEGVLVVGRSDTWHWPAKVRRQLRVFGELIGYAQQKAEQRKELEAKNNRLERFSSVIAHDLRNPLNVIEGYADLIEETRNVDHIKDINEATNRMEVMLNELLELARGGEEITDTEVVQIEEVATDAWESVDTKQAVLETEDIGTVRADRTRLQQVFENLYRNAIEHVGADVTIQVEKTNSGFAIEDNGPGIAEEKQETVFDEGYTGAGGTGLGLAIVKTVIEAHGWTIEVTDGANLGGARFVIETEQLN encoded by the coding sequence ATGGCAGAAAAGATATCATATCATATTCTCTATGCTGGTCCCGATTCATCGGTGGTAACACAAATCTTATCGCCACCGTATCGAGTGTCAAATGTCGATACGCTTTCAGAAGCAGTAACAGCGATTGATCATAACATCGATAACTTGGTGCTGAGTGACAAAGCATATGATCAAGATACTATCGATGAAATTTTAGCTGAGTGGCCAACGCTTCCGATTGTATTATACACGGATCATGTGACAGAGCAGTTGATACAAGAAGCATTGCACGGAGGTTGTCAGGATGTTGTATTCAAGAACGAACAAATAGGAGAAGATAAGGACCCGCTTCGAAAATCGATTGATCGCCTATATCGCCAGTCAATTAGCGATGTTGCTGACACCGTGCTTGATGCTTCTCGATCATTGACTATGGCAACACCAGAAGAGCTTGGTGGGAAAATAGAGTGGAGCCTTCAGTCAATTGGAACACGGATCGATGCAGACCACTGTGTAGTCTATGATTATGTTGGAACAGACTTATTACCGACACATCACTGGCAGCGAGCAAACCAAGCACCGGTAGAAACGGTGAGTGAGGAAAATTTACCAGGATTTAAGACGGTAGTACAGCGGTTCAAGGCTGTCGTGGTTGACGGACCAGTGACTAATCAATCAATGGGAATTAGTTTACTGCGCAATGAGACAGAAGCCATTACTGCTGATCAGCAAACACAGGAATACCTCGATACGTATAACCTCAATTCAATGTTAGCTGTTCCAATTGTTGTTGATTGGAAACTTGAGGGAGTTCTCGTTGTTGGGCGTTCTGATACGTGGCATTGGCCCGCTAAGGTTCGGAGACAACTACGAGTGTTTGGAGAGTTAATTGGATACGCACAGCAAAAGGCAGAGCAAAGAAAAGAATTAGAAGCCAAAAACAACCGGCTTGAGCGGTTTTCGTCAGTGATTGCACACGATTTGCGTAACCCACTAAATGTGATTGAGGGCTACGCTGATCTAATAGAAGAAACCAGGAATGTCGATCACATCAAGGATATTAACGAGGCAACCAATCGGATGGAGGTAATGCTTAATGAATTGCTTGAGCTAGCTCGGGGGGGCGAGGAAATAACAGATACAGAAGTAGTACAAATCGAAGAAGTTGCTACAGACGCTTGGGAAAGTGTAGATACAAAACAAGCAGTATTAGAGACAGAAGACATTGGAACTGTAAGAGCTGATCGCACCCGACTGCAGCAAGTCTTTGAAAATCTCTATCGGAACGCAATCGAGCATGTAGGGGCAGACGTCACAATTCAGGTGGAAAAGACCAATTCTGGCTTTGCTATTGAAGATAATGGACCTGGGATCGCAGAAGAGAAACAAGAGACAGTGTTTGATGAAGGGTATACTGGTGCAGGAGGAACAGGACTTGGATTAGCAATTGTAAAGACCGTTATTGAAGCACACGGATGGACTATTGAGGTCACAGACGGGGCAAATCTCGGCGGTGCACGTTTCGTGATTGAAACTGAACAGCTAAACTAA
- a CDS encoding ATPase domain-containing protein: MTERESLVPTGVEVLDQLLRGGLPEQRSTLVTGAPGTGKSTLGMQFLQTGVEHGESGLYISTEQTIEELQDSFDSFEFDLEHSDLYITSIHATPGQTIESDEALTLQTLDEEEGDSPLGEYGIPFTPEYIKRHLREFAPVDRVVFDSTSGLEIIADDRNHYRRVLLDLIRFFSDELEATTVFTAERTSGEESGSNVLEFTTHGVIKLSYGQVNKDRHRFLEITKMRGVSHDQRRVELEFCKDGIQLAPKRRSQPPQLKNHRHQPIGIEGLDSLTGGGLVTGAGVLLQHDGQKNLSAMLMQLLSHAMENGRQVMLVPTIGLREKYLRTVFQRDLDWELDTLLDSNRLAVVDIIGSWDQNQENVYGSPRDIDEYTGLLEQAKDPDRDALGIINADAIVHTYGAADARKARYSTETTLTEDDDLFVHIQNPGVVTDEVAAFYHDAAEQVLKTWVEDDGLQYVTLKKSPCGFVGTTSLMEYTQRSPYLRVQSPPRPSEGE, encoded by the coding sequence ATGACTGAGCGTGAGTCCCTTGTTCCGACTGGTGTTGAGGTGTTGGATCAACTTCTCCGTGGGGGCTTGCCGGAGCAGCGTAGCACCCTTGTCACTGGTGCTCCAGGAACCGGCAAGTCGACACTTGGGATGCAATTTCTGCAGACAGGAGTAGAGCATGGTGAGTCCGGACTATATATTTCAACAGAACAAACGATAGAAGAATTACAAGATTCGTTTGATTCCTTTGAGTTTGATCTGGAGCACTCGGATTTGTATATTACATCGATCCATGCGACACCAGGTCAGACAATCGAATCGGATGAGGCGCTAACGCTACAGACACTCGACGAAGAAGAGGGAGATTCTCCTTTAGGCGAATATGGAATTCCATTTACGCCCGAGTATATCAAACGTCACTTACGTGAGTTTGCTCCAGTTGATCGGGTTGTGTTTGACAGTACATCTGGGTTAGAGATTATTGCTGATGATCGTAATCATTATCGTCGGGTGTTGCTTGATTTGATTCGATTTTTCTCAGATGAATTGGAAGCGACAACAGTATTTACAGCAGAACGAACATCAGGCGAGGAATCTGGGTCAAACGTCCTTGAGTTCACGACACATGGCGTAATTAAGCTATCATATGGTCAAGTGAACAAAGATCGGCATCGCTTCCTTGAGATAACAAAAATGCGGGGTGTGAGTCACGATCAACGTCGGGTTGAGCTTGAATTTTGCAAAGACGGTATACAGTTAGCACCAAAGCGGCGATCGCAACCACCACAGCTCAAAAATCATAGACACCAACCAATTGGAATTGAAGGGCTCGACAGTTTAACAGGCGGTGGACTAGTCACTGGAGCAGGCGTGTTACTTCAACATGACGGGCAGAAAAACCTGAGTGCGATGTTAATGCAATTGCTGTCACATGCGATGGAGAATGGTCGGCAGGTTATGCTTGTTCCAACGATTGGGTTGCGAGAAAAGTATCTTCGTACAGTATTCCAACGAGACCTTGACTGGGAACTGGATACATTACTTGACTCAAATCGATTAGCGGTTGTTGATATTATCGGGAGTTGGGATCAAAATCAAGAGAACGTATATGGATCGCCAAGAGACATCGATGAATATACAGGATTACTGGAACAGGCAAAGGATCCAGACAGAGATGCACTGGGAATTATCAACGCCGATGCTATCGTACACACATACGGGGCTGCTGATGCGCGGAAAGCTCGGTATTCCACAGAAACAACACTGACAGAAGATGACGACTTGTTTGTTCACATCCAGAATCCTGGTGTGGTAACAGATGAAGTAGCTGCCTTCTACCACGATGCGGCAGAGCAAGTGCTGAAAACGTGGGTTGAAGATGACGGATTACAGTATGTAACATTAAAGAAGTCACCATGTGGGTTTGTCGGAACAACATCACTAATGGAGTATACACAAAGGTCTCCGTATCTTCGTGTGCAAAGTCCTCCCCGTCCCAGTGAAGGCGAATGA